One genomic segment of Oncorhynchus masou masou isolate Uvic2021 chromosome 16, UVic_Omas_1.1, whole genome shotgun sequence includes these proteins:
- the LOC135557554 gene encoding hairy/enhancer-of-split related with YRPW motif protein 2-like isoform X1 — MADIFQLMFLSHVLGFNQWLLFSISQGWNVKTNRLRHSNGSFIRCGSPTTTTQVMARKKRRGIIEKRRRDRINNSLSELRRLVPTAFEKQGSAKLEKAEILQMTVDHLKMLQTTGGKGYFDAHSLAMDFMSVGFRECLTEVARYLSSVEGLDSIDPLRVRLVSHLSTCASQREAAAMTSSMAHHQQVLPPHHWAAAFHPLPAAFLQQSGLPSSDSATSRLSVEVPQRGSALLTATFAHTDSSHRAPSNGSVAPCVPPLSTSLLSLSATVHAAAAAAAAQTFPLSFPGGFPIFSPHSVSSTASMVASAVCPSISTTSTSQQSRDREGSSKPYRPWGTEVGAF, encoded by the exons ATGGCAGACATATTTCAACTAATGTTTTTAAGTCATGTCCTGGGTTTTAATCAGTGGCTCTTGTTTTCTATCTCCCAAGGATGGAACGTGAAAACAAACAGATTAAG GCACAGCAATGGATCATTTATTAGATGTGgctccccaacaacaacaacccaaGTTATGGCAAGAAAAAAACGAAGAGGG ATCATCGAGAAGAGACGGAGGGATCGAATCAATAATAGTTTATCAGAGTTACGTCGACTTGTTCCAACTGCATTTGAAAAACAA GGATCTGCCAAATTAGAGAAAGCAGAAATATTGCAGATGACAGTGGATCACCTAAAGATGCTGCAGACCACTGGCGGTAAAG GGTATTTTGATGCCCATTCCCTGGCTATGGACTTCATGAGCGTGGGCTTCAGGGAGTGTCTGACGGAGGTAGCCAGGTACCTGAGCTCTGTGGAGGGATTAGACAGCATTGACCCCCTGCGCGTGCGCCTGGTCTCCCACCTCAGCACCTGCGCGTCTCAGAGGGAGGCAGCTGCCATGACCTCATCCATGGCACACCACCAGCAGGTGCTCCCCCCTCACCACTGGGCCGCAGCCTTCCACCCCCTCCCCGCCGCCTTCCTCCAACAGAGTGGACTGCCCTCCTCAGACAGCGCCACCAGCAGACTGTCTGTGGAGGTGCCCCAGCGCGGCTCGGCCCTACTAACAGCCACCTTCGCCCACACTGACTCTTCTCACAGGGCGCCCTCTAATGGCAGCGTGGCACCCTGCGTCCCcccactctccacctccctcctgtcGCTCTCGGCAACCGTTCATGCGGCGGCCGCTGCTGCCGCGGCCCAGACTTTCCCCCTGTCCTTTCCCGGAGGATTCCCCATCTTCTCACCTCACAGTGTGAGCAGCACAGCGTCTATGGTAGCTTCAGCCGTGTGTCCCTCCATTTCCACCACATCCACTTCACAGCAGAGCAGAGACCGAGAGGGCAGCAGCAAACCATACAGACCTTGGGGAACAGAAGTGGGAGCCTTTTAA
- the LOC135557554 gene encoding hairy/enhancer-of-split related with YRPW motif protein 2-like isoform X2: protein MKRPCDDSTSDSDMDETIDVGSENNYSGHSNGSFIRCGSPTTTTQVMARKKRRGIIEKRRRDRINNSLSELRRLVPTAFEKQGSAKLEKAEILQMTVDHLKMLQTTGGKGYFDAHSLAMDFMSVGFRECLTEVARYLSSVEGLDSIDPLRVRLVSHLSTCASQREAAAMTSSMAHHQQVLPPHHWAAAFHPLPAAFLQQSGLPSSDSATSRLSVEVPQRGSALLTATFAHTDSSHRAPSNGSVAPCVPPLSTSLLSLSATVHAAAAAAAAQTFPLSFPGGFPIFSPHSVSSTASMVASAVCPSISTTSTSQQSRDREGSSKPYRPWGTEVGAF, encoded by the exons ATGAAAAGGCCTTGTGATGATAGTACTTCTGACAGCGACATGGATGAAACTATTGATGTCGGCAGTGAGAATAATTATTCTGG GCACAGCAATGGATCATTTATTAGATGTGgctccccaacaacaacaacccaaGTTATGGCAAGAAAAAAACGAAGAGGG ATCATCGAGAAGAGACGGAGGGATCGAATCAATAATAGTTTATCAGAGTTACGTCGACTTGTTCCAACTGCATTTGAAAAACAA GGATCTGCCAAATTAGAGAAAGCAGAAATATTGCAGATGACAGTGGATCACCTAAAGATGCTGCAGACCACTGGCGGTAAAG GGTATTTTGATGCCCATTCCCTGGCTATGGACTTCATGAGCGTGGGCTTCAGGGAGTGTCTGACGGAGGTAGCCAGGTACCTGAGCTCTGTGGAGGGATTAGACAGCATTGACCCCCTGCGCGTGCGCCTGGTCTCCCACCTCAGCACCTGCGCGTCTCAGAGGGAGGCAGCTGCCATGACCTCATCCATGGCACACCACCAGCAGGTGCTCCCCCCTCACCACTGGGCCGCAGCCTTCCACCCCCTCCCCGCCGCCTTCCTCCAACAGAGTGGACTGCCCTCCTCAGACAGCGCCACCAGCAGACTGTCTGTGGAGGTGCCCCAGCGCGGCTCGGCCCTACTAACAGCCACCTTCGCCCACACTGACTCTTCTCACAGGGCGCCCTCTAATGGCAGCGTGGCACCCTGCGTCCCcccactctccacctccctcctgtcGCTCTCGGCAACCGTTCATGCGGCGGCCGCTGCTGCCGCGGCCCAGACTTTCCCCCTGTCCTTTCCCGGAGGATTCCCCATCTTCTCACCTCACAGTGTGAGCAGCACAGCGTCTATGGTAGCTTCAGCCGTGTGTCCCTCCATTTCCACCACATCCACTTCACAGCAGAGCAGAGACCGAGAGGGCAGCAGCAAACCATACAGACCTTGGGGAACAGAAGTGGGAGCCTTTTAA